One genomic segment of Pseudomonas sp. RU47 includes these proteins:
- the hldE gene encoding bifunctional D-glycero-beta-D-manno-heptose-7-phosphate kinase/D-glycero-beta-D-manno-heptose 1-phosphate adenylyltransferase HldE, with product MKLSMPRFDQAPVLVVGDVMLDRYWHGGTSRISPEAPVPVVKVEQIEDRPGGAANVALNIAALGAPASLVGVTGDDEAADSLSNSLKGAGVRALFQRIAHQPTIVKLRVMSRHQQLLRIDFEEPFATDALALGSQVDDLLEGIKVLVLSDYGKGALKNHQALIQAARAKNIPVLADPKGKDFSIYRGASLITPNLSEFEAIVGGCVDEHELVNKGAALMHDLELGALLVTRGEHGMTLLRPDQPALHLPARAREVFDVTGAGDTVISTLAAAIAAGEDLPHAVALANLAAGIVVGKLGTAAISAPELRRAIQREEGSERGVLGLEQLLLAVADARAHNEKIVFTNGCFDILHAGHVTYLEQARAQGDRLIVAVNDDASVSRLKGPGRPINSVDRRMAVLAGLGAVDWVISFPEGTPENLLCEVKPDVLVKGGDYGIDQVVGADIVTAYGGTVKVLGLVENSSTTAIVEKIRSR from the coding sequence ATGAAGTTGTCCATGCCGCGTTTCGATCAAGCCCCGGTCTTGGTAGTCGGCGATGTCATGCTCGACCGTTACTGGCATGGCGGAACCTCACGGATTTCCCCTGAGGCGCCGGTGCCGGTCGTTAAGGTCGAGCAGATCGAAGATCGTCCGGGCGGTGCCGCGAACGTTGCCTTGAACATTGCCGCGCTGGGTGCGCCGGCGTCGCTGGTCGGTGTGACCGGCGATGACGAAGCCGCCGACAGCCTGAGCAACAGTCTCAAAGGCGCGGGCGTACGTGCCCTGTTCCAGCGCATTGCGCACCAGCCAACCATCGTCAAGCTGCGGGTCATGAGCCGGCACCAGCAATTGCTGCGGATCGACTTCGAAGAACCGTTCGCGACCGACGCTCTGGCCCTCGGCTCGCAGGTCGACGACCTGCTCGAAGGCATCAAGGTGCTGGTGCTCTCCGACTACGGCAAAGGAGCCCTGAAAAACCATCAGGCGCTGATCCAGGCTGCACGCGCGAAGAATATTCCGGTGCTGGCCGACCCGAAGGGCAAGGATTTCTCGATCTATCGCGGCGCCAGCCTGATCACCCCCAACCTCAGCGAATTCGAAGCCATCGTCGGCGGTTGCGTCGATGAGCATGAGCTGGTGAACAAGGGCGCTGCGTTGATGCACGACCTTGAACTCGGCGCGCTGCTGGTAACTCGTGGCGAGCACGGCATGACCCTGCTGCGTCCGGACCAGCCGGCACTGCATTTGCCGGCCCGTGCCCGCGAAGTGTTCGACGTCACCGGTGCCGGTGACACGGTGATTTCTACCCTGGCCGCAGCGATTGCCGCCGGTGAAGACCTGCCTCATGCCGTTGCCCTGGCCAACCTGGCCGCAGGCATCGTGGTTGGCAAACTCGGTACAGCCGCCATCAGTGCCCCGGAACTGCGTCGTGCGATCCAGCGCGAAGAAGGTTCCGAGCGTGGTGTTCTGGGTCTGGAGCAATTGTTGCTCGCCGTGGCCGATGCCCGCGCGCACAACGAGAAGATTGTCTTCACCAACGGCTGTTTCGACATCCTGCACGCCGGGCATGTGACCTATCTGGAGCAGGCGCGGGCACAGGGCGATCGTCTGATTGTCGCGGTCAACGATGATGCATCGGTCAGCCGCCTCAAAGGCCCGGGCCGACCGATCAATAGTGTTGACCGGCGCATGGCCGTTCTCGCTGGACTCGGTGCTGTGGACTGGGTGATCAGCTTCCCTGAGGGCACCCCGGAAAACCTGCTGTGCGAGGTCAAGCCGGACGTGCTGGTCAAGGGTGGCGATTACGGCATCGATCAGGTGGTCGGCGCAGATATCGTTACGGCTTATGGCGGCACCGTGAAGGTCTTGGGACTTGTCGAAAACAGCTCGACAACTGCGATTGTCGAAAAAATTCGCAGTCGTTGA
- a CDS encoding glycosyltransferase family protein, translating into MKVMLLVMDEQRVILDRLYDIVQQNCDECFIYRLSKQQQLNLGSFLASVDYQTFDRVVIFSRVKRLATQLQVLKCIPGLVFLEHDAYQNYMPASKYRGVYSRLYRRLPSCRALVSGAVVARKMLAEGIDTVFVSKGYDEQMLHNTGVDRDIPVGFLGSLKSTEYAERKAMLESLSQRTGMLVTRTKSGAEYLQTLNRIRIFVSADIGMNEFMIKNYEAMACGCVLLAWSQGEEDRLLGFEDMHNTVFYRSEEEAVEKIKLLQSDPELAERIARNGQEFAQSRYSFARVGQALATEIQREMRPWQPPSAFTRFWVKLRYGMKVPV; encoded by the coding sequence ATGAAAGTCATGCTCCTGGTGATGGACGAGCAGCGGGTCATTCTCGACCGGCTCTACGACATCGTGCAGCAGAACTGTGATGAATGTTTCATCTATCGTTTGAGCAAACAGCAGCAGTTGAATCTGGGGTCGTTTCTCGCCTCGGTCGATTACCAGACCTTCGATCGCGTGGTGATTTTCTCCCGGGTCAAGCGTCTGGCCACGCAACTGCAAGTGCTCAAATGTATACCGGGGCTGGTCTTTCTCGAGCACGACGCGTACCAGAACTACATGCCGGCGAGTAAGTACCGTGGCGTGTATTCACGGCTCTATCGTCGTCTGCCAAGTTGTCGGGCGCTGGTGTCCGGTGCTGTTGTCGCTCGCAAGATGCTGGCGGAAGGTATCGACACGGTGTTCGTCTCCAAGGGTTATGACGAACAGATGCTGCACAACACTGGCGTTGATCGGGACATTCCCGTCGGCTTTCTTGGCAGCCTGAAAAGCACCGAGTATGCCGAGCGCAAAGCCATGCTCGAATCGCTCTCGCAGCGTACCGGGATGCTGGTGACCCGCACCAAGTCGGGCGCGGAATATCTGCAGACGCTCAATCGCATCAGGATTTTCGTCAGCGCCGACATCGGCATGAACGAGTTCATGATCAAGAACTATGAAGCCATGGCCTGCGGCTGTGTGCTGCTGGCCTGGAGTCAGGGCGAAGAAGACCGCTTGCTCGGCTTTGAAGACATGCACAACACCGTGTTCTATCGCAGCGAAGAAGAGGCGGTGGAAAAGATCAAGCTGCTGCAAAGCGATCCGGAACTGGCAGAGCGCATTGCCCGCAACGGCCAGGAGTTCGCGCAAAGCCGCTATTCCTTTGCCCGTGTCGGTCAGGCACTGGCCACGGAAATCCAGCGTGAGATGCGCCCATGGCAGCCGCCCTCGGCGTTCACGCGATTCTGGGTGAAGTTGCGTTACGGGATGAAGGTGCCGGTCTGA
- a CDS encoding aldo/keto reductase: protein MTIATLHDLHRPLGSTGLTVSPLGLGTVKLGRDQGVKYPNGFQIPGDDEARMLLRQARDLGINLIDTAPAYGRSEERLGPLLRGQRQDWVIVSKVGEEFAEGLSHHDFSAAHTRMSVERSLQRLETDFIDLVLVHSDGNDMAILEHEEVYATLAALKAEGKIRGFGFSGKTVEGGLKALEQGDCAMVTYNLNEQNEKAVIDYAAAHGKAILVKKALASGHVCLSPGVDPVRASFELLFAQPGVASAIVGTINPLHLAHNVATVAQVLRGH from the coding sequence ATGACTATCGCCACCCTGCACGACCTTCATCGCCCACTGGGCAGCACCGGCCTGACGGTTTCGCCACTGGGCCTGGGTACGGTCAAACTTGGCCGCGACCAAGGGGTGAAATATCCCAACGGTTTCCAGATTCCCGGCGACGATGAAGCGCGGATGCTGCTGCGACAGGCACGCGATCTGGGCATCAACCTCATCGACACCGCGCCGGCCTATGGCCGCAGCGAAGAACGCCTTGGCCCGCTGCTACGGGGTCAGCGTCAAGACTGGGTGATCGTCAGCAAAGTCGGCGAAGAGTTTGCAGAAGGCCTCTCGCATCACGACTTCAGCGCAGCGCACACGCGGATGTCGGTGGAACGCAGCCTGCAACGTCTTGAAACCGATTTTATCGACCTGGTGCTGGTGCACTCCGATGGCAACGACATGGCCATTCTCGAGCACGAAGAGGTTTATGCGACACTCGCGGCGCTCAAGGCCGAAGGCAAGATTCGCGGCTTCGGCTTCTCCGGCAAAACCGTCGAAGGTGGTTTGAAAGCTCTGGAGCAAGGCGACTGCGCGATGGTCACCTACAATCTGAACGAACAAAACGAGAAGGCTGTCATTGACTATGCTGCTGCCCACGGCAAAGCCATTCTGGTGAAAAAAGCCTTGGCCAGCGGTCACGTGTGTCTGAGTCCGGGCGTGGATCCGGTACGCGCCAGCTTCGAATTGCTGTTCGCCCAGCCTGGCGTAGCCAGTGCTATTGTCGGCACGATCAACCCGCTGCACCTCGCCCACAACGTTGCGACCGTTGCCCAGGTCCTGCGTGGTCACTGA
- a CDS encoding NAD(P)/FAD-dependent oxidoreductase codes for MPSVISTDVLIVGAGVAGLWLNARLRRQGFSTVLVESASLGGGQTVKSQGIIHGGAKYALHGALTGASEAIADMPRRWREALAGNGELDLSGVRLLSEAHYLWSPGTLAGNLTSFFASKAVRGRVDQVKGEQLPPALQDKRFKGKVYRLAELVVDVPSLVQCLADLAGDGLLAGQTIEPLLEAGVLVGLKVDGREIRAQRIVLSAGAGTAQLLEDLGLSQPAMQRRPLHMIIAKGPGLKPLYAHCLGGGTKPRITVTTHPAADGQWVWYMGGDIAESEGVHREPAEQIATAQKEIAQLLPWIDLSTTQWATLRVDRAEPLQTALSRPDNAFLAEQGRLLVGWPTKLALAPDFADRVIASLQRDGVQPQAAEPLPALPKPPMGVPAWEQLLP; via the coding sequence ATGCCATCCGTTATTTCCACCGACGTTCTGATTGTCGGCGCTGGTGTCGCCGGCCTCTGGCTGAATGCGCGCCTGCGTCGTCAGGGTTTTTCGACCGTGTTGGTGGAAAGCGCCAGCCTCGGCGGCGGGCAGACTGTGAAGTCCCAGGGCATCATCCACGGCGGCGCCAAGTACGCGCTGCACGGTGCACTGACCGGCGCCTCGGAAGCCATCGCCGACATGCCGCGCCGCTGGCGTGAAGCGCTGGCCGGCAATGGCGAGCTGGATCTGTCCGGCGTGCGCCTGCTGTCCGAAGCCCATTACCTGTGGTCGCCGGGCACCCTCGCCGGCAACCTCACCAGTTTCTTCGCCAGTAAGGCCGTGCGTGGTCGCGTTGATCAGGTCAAGGGCGAGCAGCTGCCGCCGGCCCTGCAAGACAAACGCTTCAAGGGCAAGGTCTACCGCCTCGCCGAACTCGTCGTTGATGTCCCGAGCCTGGTGCAGTGTCTGGCCGATCTGGCCGGTGATGGCTTGCTCGCGGGGCAGACCATCGAGCCGCTGCTGGAAGCGGGTGTGCTGGTCGGCTTGAAGGTCGACGGCCGCGAGATTCGCGCTCAGCGCATCGTCCTCAGCGCCGGCGCCGGTACTGCCCAACTGCTCGAAGACCTCGGTTTGAGCCAACCGGCCATGCAGCGCCGGCCGCTGCACATGATCATCGCCAAAGGCCCGGGCCTCAAACCGCTGTACGCCCACTGCCTCGGTGGCGGCACCAAACCGCGCATCACCGTGACCACCCACCCGGCTGCTGACGGCCAGTGGGTCTGGTACATGGGCGGTGACATCGCCGAAAGCGAAGGCGTGCACCGCGAGCCGGCCGAGCAGATCGCCACCGCACAAAAGGAAATCGCCCAGTTATTGCCGTGGATCGACCTCAGCACCACGCAATGGGCAACCCTGCGCGTTGATCGTGCCGAGCCACTGCAAACCGCGCTGAGCCGCCCGGACAACGCATTTCTCGCCGAACAGGGCCGCTTGCTGGTCGGCTGGCCAACCAAACTGGCGCTGGCGCCGGACTTCGCAGACCGGGTCATCGCCTCCCTGCAACGCGATGGCGTCCAGCCACAAGCCGCCGAGCCCTTGCCGGCGCTGCCAAAACCACCGATGGGCGTTCCCGCCTGGGAGCAATTGCTGCCATGA
- a CDS encoding DMT family transporter — MNAYAYLAIAICAEVIATVSMKAVKGISTPLPLVLVIVGYAIAFWMLTLVVRTVPVGVAYAVWAGMGIVMVSVAALFIYGQKLDIPAMLGMALIVLGVVVIQLFSKTAGH; from the coding sequence ATGAACGCCTACGCCTACCTGGCCATCGCCATCTGCGCCGAAGTGATCGCCACTGTGTCGATGAAAGCCGTCAAAGGCATCAGCACGCCGCTGCCGTTGGTGCTGGTTATCGTCGGCTACGCGATTGCATTCTGGATGCTGACGCTGGTGGTGCGCACGGTGCCGGTCGGCGTGGCCTATGCGGTGTGGGCGGGCATGGGGATTGTGATGGTCAGCGTCGCGGCGCTGTTTATCTACGGGCAGAAGCTGGATATCCCGGCAATGCTGGGGATGGCGTTGATCGTACTCGGCGTGGTGGTGATTCAACTGTTCTCGAAAACCGCCGGCCACTAA